One genomic region from Hyalangium minutum encodes:
- a CDS encoding ABC transporter permease, with translation MLEILEALLFSTLDAAPALIFATLGGVLSERAGVVNVGVEGQMRAGAFVAAVAALSMPTPLAVIVGMVAGAALASVHGYLSIRWRSDQVVSGMAINLVALAGGTFLLEALFSPNGTPPIEQLPRWQLPLIQDIPLLRALSDHPGLAYLALVLPFVFHAVLHHTPIGLRLRAVGEKPHAVATLGLSVPLLRWGAVLGGGLLAGLGGAVLSTAVLDRFEQHTPAGLGFMALAAMVFGRWTPLGAFGAASFFAFGNALRIGLASSAPEILDVIPQGFLLALPYFLTLLLLAIQGQRSSAPAALGTPYEQESR, from the coding sequence GTGCTTGAGATTCTCGAGGCGCTCCTCTTCTCCACCCTGGACGCGGCCCCCGCGCTCATCTTCGCCACCCTCGGAGGCGTGCTCTCCGAGCGCGCGGGAGTGGTGAACGTCGGCGTGGAAGGCCAGATGCGCGCCGGGGCTTTCGTCGCCGCCGTGGCTGCCCTCTCCATGCCCACGCCCCTGGCTGTCATCGTGGGGATGGTGGCGGGCGCGGCGCTGGCCTCCGTGCACGGCTACCTGAGCATCCGCTGGCGCTCGGATCAGGTCGTCTCTGGCATGGCCATCAACCTGGTGGCGCTCGCCGGGGGCACCTTCCTCCTCGAGGCCCTGTTCAGCCCCAACGGAACCCCGCCCATCGAGCAGCTCCCGCGCTGGCAGCTGCCGCTGATCCAGGACATCCCCCTGCTGCGGGCCCTCTCCGACCACCCCGGGCTGGCGTACCTCGCGCTGGTGCTGCCCTTCGTCTTCCACGCCGTGCTCCACCACACCCCGATCGGCCTGCGCCTGCGCGCCGTGGGCGAGAAGCCTCACGCCGTGGCCACCCTGGGCCTGAGCGTGCCGCTGCTGCGCTGGGGCGCGGTGCTCGGAGGCGGCCTGCTGGCGGGCCTGGGCGGCGCGGTGCTCTCGACTGCCGTGCTGGATCGCTTCGAGCAGCACACCCCTGCGGGCCTCGGCTTCATGGCCCTGGCCGCCATGGTGTTCGGCCGGTGGACGCCCCTGGGCGCCTTCGGAGCCGCCTCCTTCTTCGCCTTCGGCAACGCCCTGCGCATCGGCCTGGCCTCCAGCGCCCCCGAGATTCTGGATGTCATCCCCCAAGGCTTCCTGCTCGCCCTGCCCTACTTCCTGACGCTGCTCCTGCTGGCCATCCAGGGCCAACGCAGCAGTGCTCCTGCGGCGCTCGGCACCCCCTATGAGCAGGAGTCCCGCTAG
- a CDS encoding HAMP domain-containing histidine kinase: MMLTPAKTETALKTVAVEPVSPQASPALQSEVGLTSILSAYLRETLPLDLSELAQDVVAQMLTEGRLDGVDIHYHLPEERVSVELPRLQFAEILEQMVTAAAGAMKALTNRTHVLRVIVEDADPFGDFGPRLRVQDTGASVIVEDALQEAIERAETLGAKLTVKNRPMGGNIFTVELPAEQIRSW, encoded by the coding sequence ATGATGTTGACGCCGGCGAAGACGGAGACCGCGCTCAAGACCGTGGCGGTGGAGCCTGTATCCCCCCAGGCTTCCCCGGCGCTGCAGAGCGAGGTGGGACTCACCAGCATCCTCTCCGCCTACCTCCGCGAGACGCTGCCGCTGGACCTGAGCGAGCTGGCACAGGACGTCGTCGCGCAGATGCTCACCGAGGGCCGGCTGGACGGCGTGGACATCCACTACCACCTGCCGGAGGAGCGGGTGTCGGTGGAGCTGCCCCGGCTGCAGTTCGCGGAGATCCTCGAGCAGATGGTGACGGCGGCGGCGGGCGCGATGAAGGCGCTGACGAACCGCACCCACGTGCTGCGCGTCATTGTCGAGGACGCGGATCCGTTCGGGGACTTTGGCCCGCGGCTGCGAGTGCAGGACACGGGCGCCAGCGTCATCGTCGAGGACGCGCTGCAGGAGGCCATCGAGCGGGCGGAGACGCTGGGCGCCAAGCTGACGGTGAAGAACCGGCCCATGGGCGGCAACATCTTCACCGTGGAACTGCCGGCCGAGCAGATCCGGTCCTGGTAA
- a CDS encoding phospho-sugar mutase produces the protein MSNTGLREQAEAWRKADPDSVTAQELANVLASEDTADLADRFAGNLEFGTAGLRGVIGAGPNRMNRAVVRRTTAGLARYLKAQVPDVATRGVVVGRDGRRMSAEFAEDTAGVLAAEGIPALVFTTLAPTPLTAFAALHLKAAAAVMVTASHNPPEYNGYKVYWGNGAQIIPPHDKGIAAAIDAVEPANQVKLLSPAEARAKGLWKDLSEDIGEAYLKAILGLRMYGKGSDTLSIVYTAMHGVGGVWMEKAMKAAGFPRFHVVAEQQQPDGTFPTVRFPNPEEPGAMDLSTAAAERQKAELVLANDPDADRLAVMTRDAQGSLRMLTGNEVGVLLGHYLLTQGTKRARPHVATTIVSSVQLGQIAHDLGAAYDEVLTGFKWIANRALERERSENIQFVFGYEEALGYTVGTVVRDKDGISAALVFADLAAWCQSRRTTVLGYLEEIQRKHGLFVGGQRNFTFKGAEGAQTIARIMEGFRQSHPERIGAYAVRSTKDYQKRETRSGGKVEPITLPASNVIAYELEGGHRVTLRPSGTEPKIKYYFELKETLTAGESVAQARTRAEARLQTLMEAFVALARDRGQPA, from the coding sequence ATGAGCAACACCGGGCTGAGGGAGCAGGCAGAAGCGTGGCGCAAGGCGGATCCGGACTCCGTTACTGCGCAGGAACTGGCGAACGTGCTCGCCAGCGAGGACACGGCGGATCTGGCCGACCGCTTCGCGGGCAATCTGGAGTTCGGCACGGCGGGCCTGCGCGGAGTGATTGGCGCGGGGCCCAACCGGATGAACCGGGCGGTGGTGCGCCGCACCACGGCGGGGCTGGCGCGCTACCTCAAGGCCCAGGTGCCGGACGTCGCCACCCGGGGCGTGGTGGTGGGCCGCGATGGCCGGCGGATGAGCGCCGAGTTCGCCGAGGACACTGCCGGCGTGCTCGCCGCCGAGGGCATTCCGGCGCTGGTGTTCACCACGTTGGCGCCCACGCCGCTGACGGCGTTCGCCGCGCTGCACCTGAAGGCCGCCGCAGCGGTGATGGTCACCGCGAGCCACAACCCGCCCGAGTACAACGGCTACAAGGTCTACTGGGGCAACGGCGCGCAGATCATCCCGCCGCACGACAAGGGCATTGCCGCCGCCATCGACGCGGTCGAGCCCGCCAACCAGGTGAAGCTGCTCAGCCCCGCCGAGGCCCGTGCCAAGGGCCTCTGGAAGGATCTCTCCGAGGACATTGGTGAGGCCTACCTGAAGGCCATCCTCGGACTGCGGATGTACGGGAAGGGCTCGGACACGCTGTCCATCGTCTACACGGCGATGCATGGCGTGGGTGGCGTGTGGATGGAGAAGGCGATGAAGGCGGCGGGCTTTCCGCGCTTCCATGTCGTGGCCGAGCAGCAGCAGCCGGATGGCACCTTCCCCACGGTGCGCTTCCCCAACCCGGAGGAGCCTGGCGCGATGGACCTGTCCACCGCCGCCGCCGAGCGCCAGAAGGCGGAGCTGGTGCTCGCCAATGATCCGGATGCGGACCGGCTCGCGGTGATGACGCGGGACGCGCAGGGCTCACTGCGCATGCTCACCGGCAACGAGGTGGGCGTGCTGCTGGGCCACTACCTCCTCACCCAGGGCACGAAGCGGGCCCGGCCTCACGTGGCCACCACGATTGTCTCCTCGGTGCAGCTCGGGCAGATCGCCCATGACCTCGGCGCCGCGTATGACGAGGTGCTCACCGGCTTCAAGTGGATCGCCAACCGCGCGCTGGAACGCGAGCGCAGCGAGAACATCCAGTTCGTCTTCGGCTACGAAGAGGCGCTCGGCTATACGGTGGGCACCGTGGTGCGCGACAAGGACGGCATCAGCGCGGCGCTGGTGTTCGCGGACCTGGCAGCGTGGTGCCAGTCGCGCAGGACGACGGTGCTTGGCTACCTGGAGGAGATCCAGCGCAAGCACGGCCTCTTCGTCGGAGGCCAGCGCAACTTCACCTTCAAGGGCGCCGAGGGCGCGCAGACCATCGCGCGCATCATGGAGGGCTTCCGCCAGTCCCACCCCGAGCGCATCGGTGCCTACGCCGTCCGCAGCACCAAGGACTACCAGAAGCGCGAGACCCGCTCGGGCGGCAAGGTCGAGCCCATCACCCTGCCAGCCTCGAATGTTATCGCCTACGAGCTGGAGGGCGGCCACCGTGTCACCCTGCGGCCCTCGGGCACCGAGCCCAAGATCAAGTACTACTTCGAGCTGAAGGAGACGCTGACCGCTGGAGAGTCCGTGGCCCAGGCGCGCACGCGGGCCGAGGCGCGGCTCCAGACGCTCATGGAGGCCTTCGTGGCACTCGCGCGTGATCGCGGGCAGCCTGCCTGA
- a CDS encoding ABC transporter permease → MSERLRSAVPSILSVLLALVVCWVAIALTRDLSTAAEAYLQMLYGGIGQIPKYLETGSGALLARPLGESAGKAALLILTGLSVAVAFKAGLFNIGAQGQMVVGALASAVVGAQIALPSVVHIPLAILAAAVTGAAWALIAAALKLWRGVHEVISTIMLNWVAVSLVDNWLAVGPLRAVASGGHSVAGTAEIHPTAQFPRLLADISRLNLGFPVALAVALFVWLWLTRTRRGFETQAAGLGPDAARAAGISVKQRAAEAMALSGALAGMAGAVLVLGTEYRYPGSLAAPYGFDGIAISLIGNNNPLGVTITAIFFGILRAGGTRMQLLGVHKSFPELIQGLALLFVAGRLVWLTLLRKRKSQPASTEVPRA, encoded by the coding sequence ATGAGTGAGCGCCTGCGCTCGGCAGTACCGTCGATTCTCTCCGTGCTCCTCGCGCTGGTGGTGTGCTGGGTGGCCATCGCCCTCACGCGCGACCTGAGCACCGCGGCGGAGGCCTACCTCCAGATGCTCTATGGAGGCATCGGCCAGATCCCCAAGTACCTGGAGACCGGGAGCGGCGCGCTCCTGGCCCGCCCACTGGGCGAGTCCGCAGGCAAGGCGGCCCTGCTGATCCTCACGGGCCTGTCGGTGGCGGTGGCGTTCAAGGCCGGTCTCTTCAACATCGGCGCGCAGGGGCAGATGGTGGTGGGCGCCCTGGCGTCGGCGGTGGTGGGCGCGCAGATCGCCCTGCCCTCCGTCGTGCACATTCCCCTGGCCATCCTGGCCGCCGCGGTGACGGGAGCGGCGTGGGCCCTCATCGCTGCGGCACTCAAGCTGTGGCGCGGCGTCCATGAAGTCATCTCCACCATCATGCTCAACTGGGTCGCGGTGAGCTTGGTGGACAACTGGCTCGCGGTGGGCCCGCTGCGCGCGGTGGCCAGCGGCGGCCACTCGGTGGCGGGCACAGCGGAGATCCACCCCACGGCTCAGTTTCCCCGGCTGCTGGCGGACATCTCCCGGCTCAACCTGGGCTTCCCGGTGGCGCTGGCCGTGGCTCTGTTCGTCTGGCTGTGGCTCACCCGGACGCGGCGTGGCTTCGAGACGCAGGCGGCTGGACTGGGCCCCGACGCGGCTCGGGCTGCGGGCATCTCCGTGAAGCAGCGCGCGGCCGAGGCCATGGCGCTCTCCGGCGCGCTGGCGGGCATGGCGGGCGCCGTGCTCGTGCTCGGCACCGAGTACCGCTACCCCGGCTCGCTCGCGGCGCCGTACGGCTTCGACGGCATCGCCATCTCGCTCATCGGCAACAACAACCCGCTGGGAGTGACGATCACCGCGATCTTCTTCGGAATCCTCCGCGCTGGCGGCACGCGCATGCAACTGCTGGGCGTCCACAAGAGCTTCCCCGAGCTCATCCAGGGCCTGGCGCTGCTCTTCGTGGCGGGCCGGCTGGTGTGGCTGACGCTGCTGCGGAAGCGCAAATCCCAGCCCGCCTCCACCGAGGTGCCCCGTGCTTGA
- a CDS encoding ABC transporter ATP-binding protein, whose protein sequence is MSLDIGAGELLALVGENGAGKSSLMNVLYGLYHPDEGDIVLDGKPIRFKSPRDAIARGIGMVHQHFMLVPTLTVVENVVLGREPQRWGRLDLERAYSEVSATCQRFGFQLDLRARVDTLTVGSQQKVEIVKALHRGAKVLILDEPTAVLTPQESEDLFRVARGLKDQGHTVVFISHKLREVLSVAERIAVMRRGKLVAEVKAKETTASELANLMVGDARTGPAVVEPYHPPTGAVVLSARDLKVGVEDGSTALNGVTLDVHAGEIVGIAGVDGNGQRELAEVLTGLRKLGSGEGSLLGKPLANLNPHEARRRGVSHVPEDRLRRAVVKGMSVEENVALGRQGLPPFAKGPWLDFKGRRERTKKLLGAYDVRPPDPLLAVQALSGGNQQKVVVARELDAEPKFLVVVQPTRGLDISAVAQVHSRLREERARGVGVLLISLDLEEVLTLSDRIYVLFEGRVTGTFTRPEFDEREIGRRMLGAGAGHE, encoded by the coding sequence GTGTCCCTCGACATCGGTGCGGGCGAATTGCTCGCGCTGGTGGGCGAGAACGGCGCGGGCAAGTCCAGCCTGATGAACGTCCTCTATGGGCTCTACCACCCAGACGAGGGCGACATCGTCCTGGACGGCAAGCCGATCCGATTCAAGAGCCCCCGGGACGCCATCGCCCGGGGGATCGGCATGGTGCATCAGCACTTCATGCTGGTGCCCACGCTCACCGTGGTCGAGAACGTGGTGCTCGGCCGCGAGCCCCAGCGGTGGGGGCGGTTGGACTTGGAGCGCGCCTACTCCGAGGTCTCCGCCACCTGCCAGCGCTTCGGCTTCCAGTTGGATCTGCGGGCCCGGGTGGACACGCTCACGGTGGGCTCGCAGCAGAAGGTGGAGATCGTCAAGGCGCTCCACCGGGGCGCGAAGGTGCTCATCCTCGACGAGCCCACTGCCGTGCTCACGCCCCAGGAGTCCGAGGACTTGTTCCGCGTGGCCCGCGGGCTGAAGGACCAGGGGCACACCGTGGTCTTCATCAGCCACAAGCTGCGCGAGGTGCTCAGCGTGGCCGAGCGCATCGCCGTGATGCGGCGCGGCAAGCTCGTGGCCGAGGTGAAGGCGAAGGAGACCACCGCCAGCGAGCTGGCCAACCTGATGGTCGGCGACGCGCGCACGGGGCCCGCCGTGGTGGAGCCCTACCACCCGCCCACGGGCGCGGTGGTGCTGTCGGCCAGGGACCTGAAGGTGGGCGTGGAGGATGGGAGCACGGCGCTCAACGGCGTGACGCTCGATGTGCACGCGGGCGAAATTGTCGGCATCGCCGGAGTGGACGGCAACGGGCAGCGGGAGCTGGCCGAGGTGCTCACCGGCCTGCGCAAGCTGGGGTCCGGAGAGGGCTCGCTGCTGGGCAAGCCTCTGGCGAACCTGAACCCGCACGAGGCCCGGCGGCGCGGGGTGAGCCACGTGCCCGAGGACCGGCTGCGTCGCGCGGTGGTGAAGGGCATGAGCGTGGAGGAGAACGTGGCGCTCGGCCGGCAGGGGCTGCCGCCCTTCGCCAAGGGCCCGTGGCTGGACTTCAAGGGCCGCCGCGAGCGAACGAAGAAGCTGCTAGGCGCGTACGACGTACGGCCTCCGGATCCGCTGCTGGCCGTGCAGGCGCTCTCGGGCGGCAACCAGCAGAAGGTGGTGGTGGCGCGCGAGCTGGACGCCGAGCCCAAGTTCCTGGTGGTGGTGCAGCCCACGCGCGGCCTGGACATCAGCGCGGTGGCCCAGGTGCACTCCCGGCTGCGCGAGGAGCGAGCCCGAGGCGTGGGCGTGCTGCTCATCTCCCTGGATCTGGAGGAAGTGCTGACCCTGTCGGATCGCATCTATGTGCTCTTCGAGGGCCGCGTGACAGGAACCTTCACCCGGCCCGAGTTCGACGAGCGGGAGATTGGCCGGCGCATGCTGGGAGCGGGAGCGGGCCATGAGTGA